One part of the Gossypium raimondii isolate GPD5lz chromosome 1, ASM2569854v1, whole genome shotgun sequence genome encodes these proteins:
- the LOC105786388 gene encoding E3 ubiquitin-protein ligase UPL7 isoform X1, with amino-acid sequence MEEPRKQQVSLRGASAREISRDALLEKVSQEREHRNYARKAASASIFIQKVWRSYGETRKVAMKFQEEWESLVKYQAGILTGELISSSVLRPFIFFITRLSIRQRKILARELKCMQTCFGILLESINSTDSRKNICSLIVGTTEQRRTSMYQMRKLISLCSFILSECDTSRAGSQDIVVLTSLALRFVVVLTDLKSWKIVNDENIGVADAAVKNFVSFMGSYRSGLYASLRRYISRMDASFSAKVKSIVQTDDKFLISASAITIAIRPFSLTTFNPADCIKFDVHSAAEQYCLYLLTIPWLTQRVPAVLLPALKHKSTLLPCLQLLLTSKDKIVRMMSDIDQFSMDCSLNAVPPIGWALANIIGLAAGSENDFLHSGALNQGLEYASYVHVVTILADNLLSWLHDAGWNEKGNQNLEGNDGAYEPPVSIQENKTICGSLKTSFIDLFRPVCQQWHLKKLLEKSKTYAYTDESKTKILPPNNLESLENLRLLDIAYFYSYMLRIFAAFNPMIGPLPILNMLSFTPGFLGNLWGVLESSIFLGNSHTIGDANYARSKVSGKKKGVDKKLKQASNDGVSKWANVLQKLTGKSQVDFSDPADDHQVDEDASDVWDVEPLRHGPRGISKDMSCLLHLFCATYSHLLLVLDDIEFYEKQVPFTLEQQQRIASMLNTLVYNGLSCSVGQQNASLMDSAIRCLHLIYERDCRHQFCPPALWLSPARRSRPPIAVAARTHEVVSANIRSEDAVVVHSTGSVITSMPHVFPFQERVQMFREFISMDKVSRRMAGEVAGPGSRSIEIVIRRGHVIEDGFRQLNSLGSRLKSSIHVSFVSECGLPEAGLDYGGLSKEFLTDISKAAFAPEYGLFSQTSTSDRLLIPNAAARFLENGIQMIEFLGRVVGKALYEGILLDYSFSHVFVQKLLGRYSFLDELSTLDPELYRNLMYVKHYEGNVEDLCLDFTVTEESFGKRHVIELKPGGKDVCVTNANKMQYVHAMAFYKLNRQMLPFSNAFYRGLTDLISPSWLKLFNASEFNQLLSGGDHDIDVDDLKNNTRYTGGYSEGSRTVKLFWEVMNDFEPKERCMLLKFVTSCSRAPLLGFKYLQPAFTIHKVASDAPLWAAIGGSDVERLPSASTCYNTLKLPTYKRSSTLKAKLRYAINSNAGFELS; translated from the exons ATGGAGGAACCTCGAAAACAACAG GTATCGTTGAGAGGAGCAAGCGCAAGAGAAATATCAAGAGATGCGCTGCTTGAGAAAGTTTCTCAAGAAAGAGAGCATCGCAATTATGCAAGAAAAGCTGCCTCCGCTTCAATCTTTATCCAG aAAGTTTGGAGAAGCTATGGTGAGACAAGGAAAGTGGCtatgaaatttcaagaagaatGGGAAAGTTTGGTGAAGTATCAAGCTGGAATTCTGACCGGGGAATTGATTTCCAGCAGTGTTTTAAggccttttattttcttcattacaCGTTTATCCATTCGGCAACGAAAGATTCTTGCCAGAGAATTAAAATGTATGCAGACTTGCTTTGGGATTCTCTTGGAAAGCATAAATTCAACTG ATTCAAGGAAGAATATTTGCTCCCTGATTGTTGGCACGACTGAACAGAGAAGAACATCCATGTACCAAATGCGAAAGCTGATTTCACTCTGCTCATTTATTCTCTCTGAGTGTGATACGTCTCGTGCAGGAAGTCAAGATATTGTTGTTCTGACATCTCTTGCATTGCGTTTTGTTGTTGTCTTAACTGATCTGAAAAGTTGGAAGATTGTTAATGATGAGAATATTGGGGTTGCAGATGCTGCAGTGAAGAACTTTGTTAGCTTTATGGGTAGTTATAGAAGTGGTCTTTATGCATCTCTGAGAAGATATATAAGCAGAATGGATGCTTCTTTTTCTGCTAAAGTGAAAAGTATTGTCCAAACTGATGATAAATTCTTGATCAGCGCAAGTGCAATTACTATAGCTATTCGCCCATTTAGTCTGACAACCTTCAACCCAGCTGATTGTATTAAGTTTGATGTGCATTCTGCTGCTGAGCAGTACTGTTTGTACTTACTCACAATTCCTTGGCTCACTCAACGTGTACCAGCTGTTCTTCTACCTGCTCTAAAGCACAAGTCTACTCTTTTACCATGTTTGCAACTTTTACTG ActtcaaaagataaaattgtcagAATGATGTCAGACATTGATCAGTTTAGCATGGACTGTTCTCTGAATGCAGTTCCACCAATTGGTTGGGCTCTTGCGAACATTATAGGCCTAGCTGCTGGGAGTGAGAATGACTTTTTGCATTCTGGAGCCTTAAATCAAGGTCTCGAATATGCATCCTATGTCCATGTTGTAACCATTCTTGCAGACAACTTATTGTCATGGCTTCATGATGCTGGGTGGAACGAAAAGGGGAATCAGAATCTTGAAGGCAATGATGGAGCTTATGAACCACCTGTCAGTATCCAAGAGAACAAGACAATATGTGGGTCCTTAAAGACATCCTTTATTGACCTATTTAGACCTGTTTGTCAGCAATGGCATCTTAAAAAGCTTTTGGAAAAATCAAAAACATATGCTTATACAGATGAGAGTAAGACCAAGATCCTACCTCCAAACAACTTAGAATCTTTGGAGAACTTGAGATTGCTTGATATTGCATATTTTTACTCATACATGCTTAGGATATTTGCGGCATTCAATCCCATGATTGGACCGTTGCCTATTCTCAATATGCTATCTTTCACTCCTGGATTTCTTGGCAACCTTTGGGGAGTGCTAGAAAGTTCCATTTTCCTAGGAAATAGTCACACCATTGGAGATGCTAATTATGCCAGAAGCAAAGTTTCAGGGAAGAAAAAAGGAGTtgataaaaaactaaaacaggCCAGTAATGACGGAGTCAGTAAATGGGCTAATGTATTGCAGAAGTTAACTGGCAAATCACAAGTTGATTTTTCAGATCCAGCTGATGATCATCAGGTTGATGAGGATGCTTCTGATGTTTGGGACGTAGAGCCTTTGAGGCATGGTCCTCGAGGTATTTCAAAAGATATGTCATGTCTGCTTCATCTGTTCTGTGCCACTTATTCTCATCTGCTGTTAGTTCTTGATGACATAGAGTTTTATGAGAAACAG GTTCCATTCACCCTGGAGCAACAACAAAGAATTGCTTCAATGCTCAATACACTGGTCTATAATGGCCTGTCTTGTAGCGTGGGCCAACAAAATGCTTCCCTTATGGATTCTGCCATCAGATGCTTGCATCTAATATATGAAAGGGATTGCAGGCACCAGTTCTGCCCCCCTGCTTTGTGGCTTTCACCAGCTAGAAGGAGCCGACCTCCCATTGCAGTAGCTGCTAGAACTCATGAAGTTGTATCAGCTAATATCAGATCAGAGGATGCTGTTGTTGTTCACAGCACGGGTTCTGTAATCACCAGTATGCCACATGTATTTCCATTTCAAGAAAG GGTTCAAATGTTTAGGGAGTTTATCAGCATGGATAAAGTCTCTCGGAGAATGGCTGGTGAAGTAGCTGGACCTGGTTCCCGATCAATTGAGATAGTAATTCGTCGAGGTCATGTCATTGAAGATGGCTTTCGACAATTAAATTCACTTGGCTCAAGGTTGAAGTCATCAATTCATGTTTCATTTGTTAGTGAATGTGGCCTCCCAGAGGCTGGTCTGGATTATGGTGGATTATCTAAAGAATTTTTAACTGATATATCTAAAGCAGCTTTTGCTCCTGA GTATGGATTATTTTCCCAAACATCAACTTCAGACAGACTTCTAATACCTAATGCAGCTGCAAGATTTCTAGAGAATGGTATTCAGATGATTGAGTTCCTTGGAAGGGTTGTTGGTAAAGCACTTTATGAAGGAATCTTACTAGATTACTCTTTTTCACATGTTTTTGTGCAAAAGCTGTTAGGCCGATATAGCTTTCTTGATGAACTGTCAACACTTGATCCTGAGCTCTACCGGAACCTTATGTATGTCAAG CACTATGAAGGTAATGTTGAGGATCTCTGTCTAGACTTCACTGTTACTGAAGAATCTTTTGGTAAACGGCATGTTATTGAGCTTAAACCTGGTGGCAAGGATGTTTGTGTGACTAATGCGAATAAGATGCAGTATGTTCATGCAATGGCATTTTACAAACTCAACCGACAG ATGCTTCCCTTTTCAAATGCATTTTATAGGGGGTTAACTGATCTTATATCTCCATCTTGGTTGAAGTTATTTAATGCAAGTGAATTTAATCAG TTGCTTTCTGGTGGAGACCATGATATTgatgttgatgatttaaaaaataatacacgGTATACTGGTGGCTATTCTGAGGGAAGTCGAACTGTTAAACTTTTCTGGGAG gTTATGAATGATTTTGAGCCCAAAGAACGTTGTATGCTGCTAAAATTTGTGACCAGCTGTTCGCGAGCTCCTTTATTGGGGTTCAAATACTTGCAGCCGGCTTTCACAATTCATAAG GTTGCAAGTGATGCTCCTCTTTGGGCTGCAATCGGAGGTTCAGATGTGGAGCGACTTCCATCAGCTTCTACATGCTATAACACTCTCAAG CTTCCAACATACAAGCGGTCAAGTACTCTGAAAGCAAAGCTTCGTTATGCAATTAATTCTAATGCTGGATTTGAACTTTCTTAA
- the LOC105786388 gene encoding E3 ubiquitin-protein ligase UPL7 isoform X2 codes for MEEPRKQQVSLRGASAREISRDALLEKVSQEREHRNYARKAASASIFIQKVWRSYGETRKVAMKFQEEWESLVKYQAGILTGELISSSVLRPFIFFITRLSIRQRKILARELKCMQTCFGILLESINSTDSRKNICSLIVGTTEQRRTSMYQMRKLISLCSFILSECDTSRAGSQDIVVLTSLALRFVVVLTDLKSWKIVNDENIGVADAAVKNFVSFMGSYRSGLYASLRRYISRMDASFSAKVKSIVQTDDKFLISASAITIAIRPFSLTTFNPADCIKFDVHSAAEQYCLYLLTIPWLTQRVPAVLLPALKHKSTLLPCLQLLLTSKDKIVRMMSDIDQFSMDCSLNAVPPIGWALANIIGLAAGSENDFLHSGALNQGLEYASYVHVVTILADNLLSWLHDAGWNEKGNQNLEGNDGAYEPPVSIQENKTICGSLKTSFIDLFRPVCQQWHLKKLLEKSKTYAYTDESKTKILPPNNLESLENLRLLDIAYFYSYMLRIFAAFNPMIGPLPILNMLSFTPGFLGNLWGVLESSIFLGNSHTIGDANYARSKVSGKKKGVDKKLKQASNDGVSKWANVLQKLTGKSQVDFSDPADDHQVDEDASDVWDVEPLRHGPRGISKDMSCLLHLFCATYSHLLLVLDDIEFYEKQVPFTLEQQQRIASMLNTLVYNGLSCSVGQQNASLMDSAIRCLHLIYERDCRHQFCPPALWLSPARRSRPPIAVAARTHEVVSANIRSEDAVVVHSTGSVITSMPHVFPFQERVQMFREFISMDKVSRRMAGEVAGPGSRSIEIVIRRGHVIEDGFRQLNSLGSRLKSSIHVSFVSECGLPEAGLDYGGLSKEFLTDISKAAFAPEYGLFSQTSTSDRLLIPNAAARFLENGIQMIEFLGRVVGKALYEGILLDYSFSHVFVQKLLGRYSFLDELSTLDPELYRNLMYVKHYEGNVEDLCLDFTVTEESFGKRHVIELKPGGKDVCVTNANKMQYVHAMAFYKLNRQMLPFSNAFYRGLTDLISPSWLKLFNASEFNQAD; via the exons ATGGAGGAACCTCGAAAACAACAG GTATCGTTGAGAGGAGCAAGCGCAAGAGAAATATCAAGAGATGCGCTGCTTGAGAAAGTTTCTCAAGAAAGAGAGCATCGCAATTATGCAAGAAAAGCTGCCTCCGCTTCAATCTTTATCCAG aAAGTTTGGAGAAGCTATGGTGAGACAAGGAAAGTGGCtatgaaatttcaagaagaatGGGAAAGTTTGGTGAAGTATCAAGCTGGAATTCTGACCGGGGAATTGATTTCCAGCAGTGTTTTAAggccttttattttcttcattacaCGTTTATCCATTCGGCAACGAAAGATTCTTGCCAGAGAATTAAAATGTATGCAGACTTGCTTTGGGATTCTCTTGGAAAGCATAAATTCAACTG ATTCAAGGAAGAATATTTGCTCCCTGATTGTTGGCACGACTGAACAGAGAAGAACATCCATGTACCAAATGCGAAAGCTGATTTCACTCTGCTCATTTATTCTCTCTGAGTGTGATACGTCTCGTGCAGGAAGTCAAGATATTGTTGTTCTGACATCTCTTGCATTGCGTTTTGTTGTTGTCTTAACTGATCTGAAAAGTTGGAAGATTGTTAATGATGAGAATATTGGGGTTGCAGATGCTGCAGTGAAGAACTTTGTTAGCTTTATGGGTAGTTATAGAAGTGGTCTTTATGCATCTCTGAGAAGATATATAAGCAGAATGGATGCTTCTTTTTCTGCTAAAGTGAAAAGTATTGTCCAAACTGATGATAAATTCTTGATCAGCGCAAGTGCAATTACTATAGCTATTCGCCCATTTAGTCTGACAACCTTCAACCCAGCTGATTGTATTAAGTTTGATGTGCATTCTGCTGCTGAGCAGTACTGTTTGTACTTACTCACAATTCCTTGGCTCACTCAACGTGTACCAGCTGTTCTTCTACCTGCTCTAAAGCACAAGTCTACTCTTTTACCATGTTTGCAACTTTTACTG ActtcaaaagataaaattgtcagAATGATGTCAGACATTGATCAGTTTAGCATGGACTGTTCTCTGAATGCAGTTCCACCAATTGGTTGGGCTCTTGCGAACATTATAGGCCTAGCTGCTGGGAGTGAGAATGACTTTTTGCATTCTGGAGCCTTAAATCAAGGTCTCGAATATGCATCCTATGTCCATGTTGTAACCATTCTTGCAGACAACTTATTGTCATGGCTTCATGATGCTGGGTGGAACGAAAAGGGGAATCAGAATCTTGAAGGCAATGATGGAGCTTATGAACCACCTGTCAGTATCCAAGAGAACAAGACAATATGTGGGTCCTTAAAGACATCCTTTATTGACCTATTTAGACCTGTTTGTCAGCAATGGCATCTTAAAAAGCTTTTGGAAAAATCAAAAACATATGCTTATACAGATGAGAGTAAGACCAAGATCCTACCTCCAAACAACTTAGAATCTTTGGAGAACTTGAGATTGCTTGATATTGCATATTTTTACTCATACATGCTTAGGATATTTGCGGCATTCAATCCCATGATTGGACCGTTGCCTATTCTCAATATGCTATCTTTCACTCCTGGATTTCTTGGCAACCTTTGGGGAGTGCTAGAAAGTTCCATTTTCCTAGGAAATAGTCACACCATTGGAGATGCTAATTATGCCAGAAGCAAAGTTTCAGGGAAGAAAAAAGGAGTtgataaaaaactaaaacaggCCAGTAATGACGGAGTCAGTAAATGGGCTAATGTATTGCAGAAGTTAACTGGCAAATCACAAGTTGATTTTTCAGATCCAGCTGATGATCATCAGGTTGATGAGGATGCTTCTGATGTTTGGGACGTAGAGCCTTTGAGGCATGGTCCTCGAGGTATTTCAAAAGATATGTCATGTCTGCTTCATCTGTTCTGTGCCACTTATTCTCATCTGCTGTTAGTTCTTGATGACATAGAGTTTTATGAGAAACAG GTTCCATTCACCCTGGAGCAACAACAAAGAATTGCTTCAATGCTCAATACACTGGTCTATAATGGCCTGTCTTGTAGCGTGGGCCAACAAAATGCTTCCCTTATGGATTCTGCCATCAGATGCTTGCATCTAATATATGAAAGGGATTGCAGGCACCAGTTCTGCCCCCCTGCTTTGTGGCTTTCACCAGCTAGAAGGAGCCGACCTCCCATTGCAGTAGCTGCTAGAACTCATGAAGTTGTATCAGCTAATATCAGATCAGAGGATGCTGTTGTTGTTCACAGCACGGGTTCTGTAATCACCAGTATGCCACATGTATTTCCATTTCAAGAAAG GGTTCAAATGTTTAGGGAGTTTATCAGCATGGATAAAGTCTCTCGGAGAATGGCTGGTGAAGTAGCTGGACCTGGTTCCCGATCAATTGAGATAGTAATTCGTCGAGGTCATGTCATTGAAGATGGCTTTCGACAATTAAATTCACTTGGCTCAAGGTTGAAGTCATCAATTCATGTTTCATTTGTTAGTGAATGTGGCCTCCCAGAGGCTGGTCTGGATTATGGTGGATTATCTAAAGAATTTTTAACTGATATATCTAAAGCAGCTTTTGCTCCTGA GTATGGATTATTTTCCCAAACATCAACTTCAGACAGACTTCTAATACCTAATGCAGCTGCAAGATTTCTAGAGAATGGTATTCAGATGATTGAGTTCCTTGGAAGGGTTGTTGGTAAAGCACTTTATGAAGGAATCTTACTAGATTACTCTTTTTCACATGTTTTTGTGCAAAAGCTGTTAGGCCGATATAGCTTTCTTGATGAACTGTCAACACTTGATCCTGAGCTCTACCGGAACCTTATGTATGTCAAG CACTATGAAGGTAATGTTGAGGATCTCTGTCTAGACTTCACTGTTACTGAAGAATCTTTTGGTAAACGGCATGTTATTGAGCTTAAACCTGGTGGCAAGGATGTTTGTGTGACTAATGCGAATAAGATGCAGTATGTTCATGCAATGGCATTTTACAAACTCAACCGACAG ATGCTTCCCTTTTCAAATGCATTTTATAGGGGGTTAACTGATCTTATATCTCCATCTTGGTTGAAGTTATTTAATGCAAGTGAATTTAATCAG GCTGACTAA
- the LOC105786390 gene encoding GDSL esterase/lipase At5g03820 → MRASSEFLATLVLVLVSVSSVAHGDPLVPALIIFGDSVVDVGNNNNLNTLIKSNFPPYGRDFVNHRPTGRFCNGKLATDFTAEYLGFTSYPPAYLSRDAIGNALLTGANFASAASGLYDSTANLYRAITLTQQLNYYREYQTKLVNMAGNNGANNIISGAIHLLSAGSSDYIQNYYINPLVSRIYTPDQFSDILIRSYTTFIQNLYGLGARRIGVTTLPPTGCLPAAITLFGAGSNQCVARLNQDAIAFNNKLNSTSLSLQDRLPGLKLVVFDIYQPLLDMVTKPSDNGFFESRRACCGTGTLETSLLCNSRALGTCSNATSYVFWDGFHPSEAANQVLAGDLLAQGVSLIS, encoded by the exons atgagagCTTCAAGTGAGTTTTTGGCTACCTTGGTTCTTGTGCTGGTTTCGGTTTCTTCAGTGGCTCATGGAGATCCCCTTGTTCCTGCACTCATCATCTTTGGGGACTCGGTTGTTGATGTGGGGAATAACAACAATCTCAACACACTTATCAAATCAAACTTTCCACCATATGGAAGAGATTTTGTTAATCACAGGCCAACTGGAAGATTCTGCAATGGAAAACTTGCTACAGATTTCACTG CTGAGTACCTTGGGTTTACTTCATACCCACCGGCTTACCTTAGTCGAGATGCCATAGGAAATGCTCTCCTGACTGGAGCCAATTTTGCTTCAGCTGCCTCTGGTTTATATGACAGTACTGCAAACCTATAT CGTGCCATAACATTGACCCAGCAGTTAAACTACTACAGGGAGTACCAAACGAAACTGGTGAACATGGCAGGAAACAATGGAGCCAACAACATAATCTCTGGTGCCATACATCTTTTGAGTGCAGGAAGCAGTGATTATATTCAGAACTACTACATCAATCCTCTAGTTAGCAGAATCTATACACCCGATCAGTTCTCTGATATTCTCATAAGATCCTACACTACTTTCATTCAG AATCTGTATGGACTGGGAGCAAGGAGGATTGGAGTGACAACCTTACCACCAACGGGTTGTTTACCTGCAGCCATCACCCTATTTGGTGCTGGAAGTAATCAGTGTGTTGCAAGGTTAAACCAAGATGCCATTGCCTTCAACAATAAACTGAACAGCACGTCACTAAGCCTACAGGACAGATTGCCTGGTCTCAAACTTGTGGTCTTCGACATATACCAGCCTCTCTTGGACATGGTTACAAAGCCTAGTGATAATG GTTTCTTTGAGTCAAGAAGAGCTTGCTGTGGAACAGGTACACTAGAGACCTCCTTGCTTTGCAATTCCAGGGCCCTAGGGACATGCTCCAATGCTACATCATATGTATTTTGGGATGGATTCCATCCCTCCGAAGCAGCTAACCAGGTCTTGGCAGGCGATTTGCTAGCACAGGGAGTGTCCCTCATATCTTGA
- the LOC105786391 gene encoding peptidyl-prolyl cis-trans isomerase FKBP16-4, chloroplastic encodes MELSLFSYHQNSFSLLHKPFFSLPISGKRVPKRDPFLLQCHCTLSSSSNDDDNIKAAIVSLQHEARRVVLGSLLTAAAAMYISDVAEAASTSRRALRGAKIPETEFTTLPNGLKYYDLKVGSGLKAVKGSRVAVHYVAKWRGVTFMTSRQGLGVGGGTPYGFDIGQSERGNVLKGLDLGVEGMRVGGQRLLIVPPELAYGKKGVQEIPPNATIELDVELLSIKQSPFGTPVKVIEG; translated from the exons ATGGAGCTCTCCCTCTTCTCTTACCATCAAAACAGCTTCAGTCTCCTCCACAAACCTTTCTTCTCACTTCCCATTTcag GGAAGAGAGTACCAAAGAGAGATCCATTTCTATTGCAATGTCACTGCACGTTGTCATCATCTtctaatgatgatgataatataAAAGCAGCAATTGTGTCTTTGCAGCATGAGGCAAGAAGGGTAGTGCTTGGTTCTCTCCTCACAGCTG CTGCTGCAATGTATATCTCTGATGTGGCTGAGGCGGCTAGTACAAGTAGAAGAGCT CTTAGGGGAGCTAAAATACCTGAGACTGAATTCACAACTCTTCCCAATGGGCTCAA GTACTATGATTTGAAGGTCGGCAGTGGACTTAAAGCTGTTAAGGGATCTCGGGTTGCA GTGCACTATGTTGCAAAATGGAGAGGCGTCACGTTTATGACTAGCAGACAAGGACTTGGTGTCGGAGGTGGGACG CCTTATGGTTTTGATATTGGCCAATCTGAAAGGGGAAATGTGCTTAAGGGACTGGATCTCGGTGTTGAAGGAATGCGGGTCGGAGGCCAG AGACTGCTGATAGTTCCTCCTGAGCTAGCATATGGGAAAAAGGGAGTACAAGAAATCCCTCCAAATGCAACAATTGAG TTGGATGTTGAGTTATTGTCCATCAAACAAAGCCCATTTGG AACTCCTGTAAAAGTTATTGAGGGTTGA